The Mastomys coucha isolate ucsf_1 unplaced genomic scaffold, UCSF_Mcou_1 pScaffold14, whole genome shotgun sequence genome window below encodes:
- the Khdc1l gene encoding LOW QUALITY PROTEIN: putative KHDC1-like protein (The sequence of the model RefSeq protein was modified relative to this genomic sequence to represent the inferred CDS: deleted 1 base in 1 codon), translated as MNDPQPGKGWWDEPDYCNPLEFDMEEGQEDYVFGPDDEYLHTLEVHTNTLTQLERWFTSSGQTRVTVVGPFKARLWVMNMIRKVGSKNTTDQIKGKMMLMQIRSHPLTEQDLQIHPESRSICWFPD; from the exons ATGAATGACCCACAACCAGGGAAGGGATGGTGGGATGAGCCGGACTACTGCAACCCACTGGAGTTTGATATGGAAGAAGGCCAGGAAGACTACGTATTTG GCCCTGATGAC GAATACCTTCACACCCTGGAGGTCCACACCAACACCCTCactcagctggagagatggtttacaTCCTCAGGCCAAACCCGAGTCACTGTGGTGGGACCATTTAAGGCAAGGCTGTGGGTGATGAACATGATCAGAAAAGTGGGGAGTAAGAACACTACCGATCAGATTAAAG GCAAGATGATGCTAATGCAGATCCGGAGTCATCCTCTGACAGAGCAAGACCTGCAGATTCATCCAGAATCGAGGAGCATTTGTTGGTTTCCTGATTGA